A single region of the Syngnathus acus chromosome 6, fSynAcu1.2, whole genome shotgun sequence genome encodes:
- the LOC119124710 gene encoding hepatocyte growth factor produces the protein MWIYKLLLTLSVLSYSEGRRNALQDYQRTDGVRLVVTSSSPSLSSKSRKVGMAKCARTCSRNRKLTFTCRAFLYDYQNGKCQWLSFDRNSPVAQTQHDLNVQLYQKKDYVRECITGTGESYRGRRSATVSGIQCQAWISPIPHEHKFTSSRFNKKDLRENYCRNPDNSTDGPWCFTTDPRRRHQECGIPQCSQVECIHCNGEDYRGPMDHTESGKECQRWDLEEPHKHLYQPDRYPDKGLDDNYCRNPDGRQRPWCFTTDPNTSWEYCAIKICESPLKRTVVETSECYQDKGEAYRGTVDMTPTGLTCQRWDSQYPHNHSFIPQAYTCKDLRENYCRNPDGQEFPWCFTTDPRVRTMFCTNIPQCGSQNKPDCYEGFGEKYRGERSRTRSNLPCSPWEEHSNSGQRGMTVAGLEKNLCRNPDNDKHGPWCYTNNSAIRWDYCNVKPCDASQNTIPVGELSSVGCFIHKRARIVGGGPLHVSAGSWMVSIQKGSTHWCGGSLVREEWVLTDRQCFSSCVPDLNEYRVWLGVTNIADPADWATKQEVRIAQVICGPEGSSLALLRLSKPARPADNVHIIQLPVDGCSIPEGTLCKMYGWGETKGTGYDDILKAVNLPIVSNERCGELHRGSLHITNSKICAGGRRNEGVCERDYGGPLVCQDGEIKVVIGVSVHGRGCARANRPAIFINVPFYTQWIYKVFRHYPEPELSAE, from the exons ATGTGGATTTACAAGCTACTGCTGACTCTCTCCGTGCTGTCCTACTCAG AGGGCCGAAGAAATGCACTGCAGGACTACCAGAGGACTGATGGCGTGCGCCTGGTTGTCACATCCTCAAGCCCCTCCCTTTCGAGCAAAAGCCGGAAGGTCGGCATGGCCAAGTGTGCTCGAACCTGCAGCCGCAACAGAAAATTAACTTTCACCTGCAG AGCGTTCCTCTATGATTACCAAAACGGGAAATGCCAGTGGCTGTCTTTTGACCGCAACTCGCCCGTCGCCCAGACGCAACACGACTTGAACGTCCAACTGTATCAAAAGAAAG actaCGTTCGTGAGTGCATCACGGGTACTGGTGAGAGCTACAGGGGTCGAAGGTCAGCGACAGTTAGTGGGATCCAGTGCCAGGCTTGGATTTCCCCTATTCCTCATGAACACAA ATTCACGTCCAGCCGCTTCAACAAGAAGGACCTAAGGGAGAACTACTGTCGAAACCCGGACAACTCCACTGATGGACCGTGGTGCTTTACCACCGACCCGCGCCGCAGACACCAGGAGTGTGGAATACCGCAATGCTCTCAGG TGGAGTGCATACATTGTAACGGGGAGGACTACAGAGGACCCATGGACCACACGGAGAGTGGAAAGGAATGCCAACGCTGGGATCTGGAGGAGCCACACAAGCATCTGTACCAACCTGACAg GTATCCTGACAAGGGCCTTGATGATAACTACTGCAGGAATCCAGACGGACGCCAGAGGCCCTGGTGCTTCACCACCGACCCAAACACAAGCTGGGAGTACTGCGCTATCAAAATTTGTg AATCGCCTCTAAAAAGAACTGTGGTGGAAACCAGTGAGTGCTACCAGGACAAAGGAGAAGCTTATAGGGGGACGGTGGACATGACCCCCACTGGGCTCACCTGCCAACGCTGGGACTCGCAGTACCCCCACAACCACTCTTTCATTCCGCAGGCGTACACTTGCAA GGATTTGAGAGAAAACTATTGCCGGAATCCAGATGGCCAAGAATTCCCATGGTGCTTCACAACGGACCCGAGAGTGCGCACCATGTTCTGCACCAACATCCCTCAATGCGGCTCCCAAAACAAGCCTG ATTGCTATGAAGGCTTCGGAGAGAAATATCGAGGGGAACGGTCAAGGACGAGATCCAATCTGCCTTGCTCTCCCTGGGAGGAGCACAGCAACAG TGGCCAGAGGGGAATGACAGTCGCAGGCCTTGAGAAAAACCTCTGCAGAAACCCTGATAATGACAAACACGGACCGTGGTGTTACACCAACAATTCTGCCATTCGTTGGGACTACTGCAACGTGAAACCAT GTGATGCGTCCCAGAACACCATTCCAGTAG GTGAACTGTCCTCCGTGGGGTGTTTCATCCATAAGAGGGCCCGAATCGTCGGCGGAGGTCCGTTGCACGTGTCAGCCGGCAGCTGGATGGTCAGCATACAAAAAGG ATCGACGCACTGGTGTGGGGGTTCGCTGGTACGAGAGGAGTGGGTACTCACAGACAGACAGTGCTTCTCTTCGTG CGTTCCTGATCTGAACGAGTATCGGGTATGGCTGGGGGTGACCAATATCGCAGACCCAGCTGATTGGGCCACGAAACAAGAAGTGCGCATAGCACAGGTGATATGCGGTCCCGAAGGTTCCAGTTTGGCCCTGCTAAGACTCTCAAA GCCTGCACGCCCCGCTGACAACGTGCACATCATTCAGCTGCCAGTGGACGGCTGCTCCATTCCTGAAGGAACACTTTGTAAAATGTACGGATGGGGAGAGACCAAAG GTACAGGCTATGACGACATCCTGAAGGCAGTCAACCTTCCCATCGTGAGCAACGAACGGTGCGGAGAGCTGCACCGGGGAAGCCTGCACATCACCAACAGCAAAATCTGCGCGGGAGGTCGCAGGAACGAGGGAGTGTGTGAG AGGGATTACGGCGGCCCTTTGGTGTGTCAGGATGGTGAGATCAAGGTCGTGATCGGCGTGAGCGTCCACGGCCGAGGCTGCGCTCGCGCCAATCGGCCCGCCATTTTCATCAACGTGCCCTTCTACACACAGTGGATCTACAAAGTCTTTAGGCATTACCCTGAGCCGGAGCTCAGTGCCGAATAA